Proteins encoded within one genomic window of Polaribacter sp. NJDZ03:
- a CDS encoding helix-turn-helix domain-containing protein, whose translation MKTQKEHWRKKSYEKVTLELKLFVVDQIQNGQISTNFASKKYAVPRTTIGYWIKKYSTLVQQNTGMSKLDEIKKLKERIEELEFVKDFQQDIIADMEIITGIDLSKKSLPKTLAKEIELKKKNILKENGSINVLGLVNKPSTKEKK comes from the coding sequence ATGAAAACACAAAAAGAACACTGGCGAAAAAAAAGCTACGAAAAAGTAACTTTAGAACTCAAATTATTCGTCGTTGACCAAATTCAAAATGGTCAGATTTCTACTAACTTTGCTTCCAAAAAATATGCCGTTCCAAGAACAACAATTGGCTATTGGATCAAAAAATATAGTACTTTAGTCCAACAAAACACAGGTATGAGTAAATTAGATGAAATTAAAAAACTAAAGGAACGTATTGAAGAACTGGAGTTTGTAAAAGACTTTCAGCAAGATATTATTGCAGATATGGAAATCATTACTGGCATCGATTTGTCAAAAAAGTCGCTACCCAAAACATTAGCAAAAGAGATAGAACTAAAGAAGAAAAACATTTTAAAAGAAAATGGTTCTATCAATGTTTTGGGATTAGTAAACAAGCCTTCTACAAAAGAGAAAAAGTAA
- a CDS encoding IS3 family transposase, whose protein sequence is MSKQAFYKREKVKQCKAINDTKIISMVKEYRKKVSSRTGGKKLYKELKNQLIEHKIKIGRDKFFDVLRLHNLLVPKLKNYITTTNSNHLFKKYKNLIQSKIPTRPEQLWVSDITYIKTEKGHNYLAIVTDAYSKKIMGYKLDDHMRVSLCKDALKMAIKNRKYPDKKLIHHSDRGMQYCCPEYTQFAENNGITMSMTEQYDPYENAIAERINRTLKYEYGLRNCLKNTLIAQKSAKQAVYIYNNLRTHFSLELRKPAEVHLNPNIKYKSYRKNNVNLTELTI, encoded by the coding sequence ATTAGTAAACAAGCCTTCTACAAAAGAGAAAAAGTAAAACAATGCAAAGCGATAAACGACACTAAAATAATTTCGATGGTCAAAGAATATCGTAAAAAAGTAAGCTCAAGGACTGGGGGTAAAAAACTCTATAAAGAACTTAAAAATCAGTTGATAGAACACAAAATTAAAATCGGTAGAGATAAGTTTTTTGATGTATTAAGACTGCATAATTTACTCGTACCTAAACTCAAAAACTACATAACTACCACAAACTCTAATCATCTATTTAAAAAATATAAAAACCTCATTCAAAGCAAAATACCTACTAGACCCGAACAACTTTGGGTAAGTGATATTACATACATTAAAACAGAAAAAGGACACAACTATTTAGCAATTGTAACCGACGCGTACTCTAAGAAAATTATGGGATATAAATTAGATGACCATATGAGGGTATCACTCTGTAAAGATGCTTTAAAAATGGCTATTAAAAACAGAAAATACCCTGACAAAAAATTAATTCATCATTCTGACAGAGGTATGCAATACTGTTGCCCAGAATATACCCAGTTTGCTGAAAATAATGGAATAACAATGAGCATGACAGAGCAATATGACCCATATGAAAACGCTATTGCAGAGAGAATCAATAGAACTTTGAAATATGAATATGGCCTTAGAAACTGCCTTAAAAACACTCTTATTGCTCAAAAATCAGCTAAACAAGCTGTATATATTTACAACAATTTAAGAACACATTTTAGCCTAGAATTAAGAAAACCAGCTGAAGTACATTTAAATCCAAACATCAAATACAAATCCTATCGAAAAAATAATGTAAATTTGACTGAACTAACAATTTAA